ATTGTTTGCCTAATTTCTGGGctcatttattcattttattctgTGGATACACTCTGGCACAAACCTGCAGATTCACTGTATGCTCCTGGGCAGACATGATTAAAATCAATTGCAATCCTTTCTTGTGAGCAAAAATGGTTGAACACCTATAATtcttatatgtatataatatatatataatatatatataattatgtcTTCTAGATTTTGGGAATCTAGATCTAGGTCAGGATAAATACTCTGTAGGAAGAGGAGGGAGTGTGACTTGGAGACACAAAGGGATCCATAGCTCTCTTTTTGTTATTTCCCTGTCCCAAGTCTTCATCAGAATAATCCTCTTATACTGATTCTGGGTGAGATTGTAAATTGAAGTTCTAAACAACAGCTTCTTGCAGTGGTTTTAGCTTGGAGAGTGTCCTAAAAATAGGATGTGGTGTCATTTAATATTGGAACTCCTCACCTCTAACATGAACTGGTCAACCACGTGCAGCTCTGAGCAAGGCCCCTTGAAGGACAGGTACCTTTCTGCATCTTTGGGTGTGGGCAAATATCTGTAAAGAGAACATTAAAATCAGGGGTCCTCTTCATTCTGTATTCTGATGAAATAATTCTGCCATTCCTTGCCCTGGAATTCCCTGCATTTTGTGAGGTTTCTGTGTTTCATATTTACTGCTTATCCTTTGGAGGGATTTGAACCAACTGGGAGAGGGGAAGCAAAAGTGATCTGCAGATACTTCTGGATACCTGGAAATGATTCCATGTAGATAAAGCTTGAAAACAGCCAGAATGTCCACCTGCAGATATTCAGAGAATTTAGAATGACAGAATAGTTTACAAAAGGTAAAACCATGAGAGAGAGGAGTTCAGGCCCTGATTTCCAAAGAGGTTGGATCCTTTCTTATCTCTGTtatcaaagaatcacagaatattctgggctggaaggaccAACAAGGATCATCTCTGTTAGTtcataatcacagaatattctgggctaaaagggacccacaagaatcatCTCTGtcatcacagaaccacagaatatcctgggctggaaggacccacaaggatcatcctgtccctcctggctcagacaccccaacaatccaAACCTGGTGGGTTTCTCTTCtttactttgatttttacaGGGTTTTTTACTTGCTGAAACAGTgacagcacaaagcacagacCCACAGCTTCCTCACGAGGGCACAGAATATCCTCCAGGGGCACAGATTTCGAGAATATTGATGTTTTCAGATATGCCTCCACTTGGAAAaacaagcacagcagcacagctgccttcCTTTGGAGATCTGCCTGCCTGTCTGAGCCACCACTGGGGGAATTCACagcatttcttcagaaaaaccAACCTCATGTCACAGCTCACATGTGAGCAGTGTAAAGAAGCTGAAATAAGCATTCAGgtctcctctcttttctttctcttaaaacAAGCTTCTAAATTTGCAGCAAGAGTGATTAAACATTCATGGGCAGAGCTATACGTTTCCAGTAAAAGTCAGGGAATTTAtgcaaagatggaaaaaagcaaatattttagcaCATTATGCACAAGACAAACACCAAGATTCATTTTACTGTTGTCAATAATTAATATGACATTTCAATTGTAAAATTGCTGGGGTTTGAATTAACTCTAGTTTGCAGCAGATGAAAATGTAATCCTTTCAGCCCACTTTaccatcaaggaaaaaaatgaattttcatgcAAAAATAAGTTAGCTGTTAGCAAATGAAAGGGTGTTTACTCATCATTAAAAATAGTTTGAGCTTTTAAGCAAATTCatagaacatattttaaaaggtgaCAGCAAACATCTTCATTTAATCAGAAGTCTGATACCCCATAAAATTCTTTAGCTGCATTATGcatagaaaatggaaataacagATTATCTGGAAGGTTTAAAGCTTAAAGCATTAAACAATGGGAGCCATGAGAAAGGAGGCACAAAACCACGTGAGTGCATTCCATAAATATCTTTGTACATGAATGCAGCTCTAATGGAATTTGCACAATGAAAAAGATTCccatttctctgaaaaaaaaagttaagtttAGAGAGACATGGAGTGCTTTGCTGGTAAGACACGAGGATAAAGAATCATCCAGAGATGGAGAGGTTTCTCTATCAAATTCATTCCTGAAGTTGTCGATGATATCCCACCACTTCCACTGGATGCATGAGCAGGACACTCTGCcttgaaaatggaatttttgctTTGACTTTAAGTATTTTTCACTCTCCAGTAGTAGGATTTCAACATGTTTAAGTATTTTTCACTCTCCTGATGTCTCAGGTTtgagtttttatatttttcacattctgtgctgctttagtgtgtgggtctgggttcaCATCAGGGATGGtaagctctgtgcacagagcagggagacaaaacaattcctgctccagctgggcaccaaggacaaatgatccaaatctcagcccaagagcacaaaccccgtgggctggagagagaaaaacaagcagggtgggactgcaggggctaaagctggaatgggacaatgaactgcaaggtgcaaatggagcagaactgatcccagggacagaccccgtgcccggccgtgcattttggggccattttggttcatcttgggtgcagccctggctgggctcttgtgctgcccaaggtgcatccatggaggagatcctttgaataaatccctgctttattctgtagctctgcccagcctctgctccagctcagcctctcaaggcatccCTCCAATAAAAGGATTTCGACATCTTTAAGTATTTTTCACTCTCCAGTGGTAGGACTTTGACACTGTGCTCTGGCTCAAGACACCCTGACAGGTACAATTTGCACTGAGATCAATTTTCCAGCCCTGGACTGTCCTGTTTGGGCTCCTGTCCTGCCCACAGGTTCCCACATAACTGGAGGCCACAGTTCCCCAAGGTGGAATTTGCCCTGGGACACCAGAATGGAGTGGGAGCTCTCCAGAAGTGCTGAGTGCCCTCCTCGTGTTGTGCCAAGCCCACCACAGAGCCTGGTACCAGGGGAACCTGCAGGGGTGATGCTCCAGGAGaattcctgcctgctcctgccattCTCCACTGCCTTGGGAATCCAAGACCTCATTTTGAGACGAATCTCAGCTTTACACTCAAAACTCttggggtggaaaaaaaattcagtttccttTCAGTGCAAGATTTGCACATGGGTTCATCGATTTTGGCAGTAAATAACAATCCCAGGGACAGAAGCCTTGAAGCCAGACAGCATGGTTTGAATCCTTGAAATTATacagcacagagcaaaacaaCAATCGATATCCCTCACACATTCCACTGCTGGGAATATTCCCTCAGCATTATTGCCATCAAAGAAAgacttcaaggaaaaaaaatatgatatTTCAAGCTTCATTgccatcattattattattattgtctGATGGCAAAGAGCCCAGAGGCCATAAATCAGTGATGCCACAGCAATTTCAGCAGCCTGGAGATCCTGGACTgagcctgcagtgccagggctgaaTCCTGAGTGTGATAATTCACttgtggggaattttggaaggaatttgagGTGGGATTTTGAGTTGATTTTTGAtgatgctgtttatttttcttattttctacaCGAGTAGGAAGGGTGAGTTCAGCTCACACCGTTAAGGCATGGCTCAGGAGGTCACAAGACACTTAGTTACAAGGAGTTTCACACCAAGCTTCTGCATGTAAAAATGCTTATTAAAATGGCCCAAGTATCACatggggactgggatggaacaGATCCCACTCCAGGATTccacttctttcctttctttctacATCTCAAACTATCCAAAAAGATAAATTCCTGTGAATTTCACACACCAATAGTTTGCTCACACTGAAATCTGTCCAGTTACAGAAATCTCCACTCTGCACtaagccccaaatccctgccacTCAGACAcacaaatattcccaaaatcccatcatCCCACAAACCTCTTGtctgccttcctcctctcccaacCAACTTTCCAACCTTCCCTTCATTTGCAGAAGATTCTGCCTTCTCCAAAAggccccaaacccaaacaatttcccccaaaattaccTTCTCAGTGCTGTAATCTGCTCATCTGTGAGCCCCCCACTCTCCTCGTGGATGATGAAGAGTTTGTCCTTCAGCTCACTGGGTTTTACACGGAAACTTTTAAGGAAAATGTCTGGAGGAAAAGGATTCTGGGATTACTTGGAAGGAAGTGCTCAAGGGAAGGGAAATCACCAAAGTATCTCATCTATGCTTAGCAGAATtataaaagaaagcagaaacaaaaaccaaccagaataaaaaatatttagcagcTGCTACGATAAGGCAAAATCTCAGtcttcatattttctttaaatttacaGAGCAGTcatcaaggaaaaacaaatctgagGATGATTTTCTTGTCTCTTACTGATACCTGCTCCCTGTGTggcagaaatttcttttttcaacaATAATCCACTAGAgaacttaattttaatttctattttctcctACACTGGCCTTGAATTTAGTGTGGAGATCTCTCAGAACTCTCATTTTCCTCTGGTGTTCCACTCAAAACCTCCAGAATTTTGAACCTACTGGCATTTTGGAGCGTCatcttttttaaattcattaatTTAAGGACTGTGGTTTGCAGCACTTGCAGGAAGATTAATCAGAATTCTCAGGATCAAATTAACTTTTGATCTGAGTACTGTCCATTATAATAAGGATATGCCAAAACTCTCACTGATGAGGATAAGATTAAGAAAGGGATGTAGAACATCTCTGTGAAAAACGCTGTGAGAGGAACAGGATCAAAAGGAGGAATTGTGCTatttgcaaagcaaaagaaagacaTTTCCTCAAAGAAACTGCAATAATTTAGTAGATAAAAGTGCTATTACAAGATTCTTTTATCTGCAACAGCACTTTGCCATCACTCTTCCTTTTAACCCTTCAAATTCTTAGCCAAGGGATGCAATAATTCTGAGTTATCTCCATTTACATGTCCCAATTAAAACTTTACACGCTctccaaaatacattttttcttattcataTTCATCAAGATGAAATCATTAAAACTTCAGAATTGACTGCCCCAAATTCTTTACACATGCAACCATCTTAAAGCATCTCTAGGTTATAGAAATTTGTTGGAAAGGCATCTTTGTAGCAGAAAGCAGAGTGCACTTAGAAGAACAATTATTGCTGCTCCTTTAACATCCACCACTTCTCATCAAGGGAATAAAAGAGCTTCACAATATTTTGTtagggagagcagggctggctgttgAGCTGCTTCATTAGCTCTGAAAGGCTGTTCCAGGTCAGGCTTTGGGTGGAATCACACCTGAAGTAGGAGAGCAAAGGGTTGTGCTCAGGAACAGGATCCTGAGCCAGGGAAACGCCaagaattcctgcctggagctgccccaaaGGCTCCTCACCCCAGCCCACCCCCCTGCATGGGATCCTTGAGcccactgcagctcagcactgcaggttctgcctcccagcctgctcctggggacTTTGCAGCCCATTAAATGGGAAAAGCCTTTGCAGTCAGAGGCTTAAACTGACCTCACAGGTGTTGAGGATGAATTTACACATCTGCCCCAAGACAGCAGCATCACAgcctgtcgcagacatcttttatgaaaaatcctttccttaggatttttcctcctaagAAGCTGcgaggcctcaggaacaaaaatgtaaacactggttatctgctgctgtggaatgcaacaggtggatctcTGATTAGCTtatgttggatgtttgtaattaatggccaatcaaagctcagctggctcggacagagagccgagccacaaacttttgttatcattctttgctattctattcttagctagccttctgatgaaaaccttttcttctattctttttgtatagttttaatgtaatatctgtcataaaataataaatcagccttctgaaacatggagtcagatcctcctctcatccctcatcctcagacccctgtgaacacggtcacaccaGCTCAGTGGCACAGCCAGGTTTGGATAAAAAATCAGCTTGGGGGTTTATCTCTACAGCAAAGGCCACTttggagcagctgagccctggagTCTGGTTCTACAAAGAGAGAAGCACTGAATTAAAAGAGGATTTCCACCCAGCCTTGATCACTGCCTGTGAGTGGCAGAAAGCACAAACAGCACAcgcaggcagagctcagcccaggctcCCAGAGAGGAGCTCACAGCCCCTGTGGATCCACTCACTGAAGTTGTGTGCAACTTTTCTGTCCAGCAGGATGTGCTGATTCACTGGAGGCTCGGTGCCCGAaggcactgctgtgtcctggaTCTGGAACTGCTCACACAGCCTGCACACATCTATTTTCCTCTTGCACGGGTCACACGATCCCCAGACAGATTTTTGAATCTAAAAATACAGGAGGGACACAGGGTAAACAGAAAGCCAGGAGAACAGAGGCCCTTTGTTCCAGGCAAACACAGAGAGGGGCATCCAGGTCATTTTGTGGCACAGCTGCATTCCTGTAACTCCCATAAATATTGTCACATGGGTACaatatttaggttttttctctttaacagCTGCCTGTCGCTATAGGACATGAcagaacacaagcacacaccgttgttctcaaggtgaagaagaaaaaggaagtttattttctgactctaacatttatagatttccaaaagtgacagtggattggagggtgacagtgccacctctccaatgacactggacaaaccaacagcccatcgaatttctcctcctccataaaggaatgcaaaacaatgagttatttacagaaagtgtgtgagaaagttcaccacaagaatgtcaacatcagaaggcttagaaaatcttaaaaaccCAGGGTGACAGCTGCCCTCGGTTTCATCCTCACCTTGTCCCAAGGAACGAGATCCCAGTGAAAGGCTTTGGTTCTCTTGGCTGCTGGagggacactgcagggctgtggcagggcaggtggggctggtggcacctgagccctgcccagggcaggtggcagagctgctgctggggctgcctgccccTCCGCAGGCTCGGCAGGGTTCCTCAGGCTGCTCCTTGCAGAACCCCCTCCACAGCGGGCAGTCTCCTCTCGCTGCTCGCTCAGAGGCGCCACACACTCCTCATAGTCAGCTTCGGGGGAGCTGCGTCCcgcagagccctgcaggggcaggggggcagcgctgccgggctggcagtgcctccccagcagggacagccactcCCTGCGCAGCCTGCCCGCAGCCtcggggctgctgctctgcacgCTCAGCGGGACCCGCAgcctgaaagggaaaaaagtcatCCGGAAACAGCAGCAAGAGTGAACAgcatcctgcccagcacagggaaatcCGGGTGATTCTGGTGGCCTCATTCCTCCAGAGCTGTTCTTTTACTCTGGGCCAtcctctgctgcctgagctTGTGTGCAGCGCCTCTGTAGAGTATTCAAAGCAATCCCATGGCggggaggaatgatgaggaggatgCCATTGGTATCAGAAatctaattaattactttattatactatattattctatattatacgacactacatctaaactgaagCTGAACAAGCACTCAACTCCTCTGAACAGAATCTTGTGGCTGTCTGCTGACCCACAGTCTGGACATGTGcttggccctgacaggccaaggaaacaaaaccccatcactttGGGTGAACAACCTCCATATTGCATTttactttggcacaaacacaggagcagtaatATATAccaaataatatattttatatacatatatatatatatgtgttaCCAAATATGAGATAAaaattatactatattattctatattatactacactacatctaaactgaatttGCACAAGCACTCAACCAGATCTCATGACTGTCTCCTGACCCAGAGGACACAGCTGGCAGAGATTGCTCAAAGAAGCAAAACCccatcactctgggtaaacaatctccatattgcattctactttggcacaaacagaGGCgcagcaaatgaaataaaaatagttttttctttctctgaagctCCTTACTGCTATTCCCAGCAAACATCCTTGGGAAGTGGTGCCCTGCTTTTGTCCGTGGagagccctgcaggcacagctctgctttagCAGCCTGTTTCCAGCAGCTGTACTCACAGGTAGTGGCGGTCCCTGGTGTgcagggagaaggagctgcaggcgctgtccctgctgagccccaggctcccagctgccagggcaatggtggctgcagggctcctgtcccccaGGCTGTACAGGGTCAGCTCTCCTTCCcgcagctctgccaggcaccTGAGGGACAAGGGATGGACACACAGCTCATTGGTGTcttctctgcacagcctggcccttGTTAAAGCACCTTCCAATGCCAATAAATCCCCACGTTTTTACAGCACCCTCCATGGAACAGTCACAAATATCAACAGCAGAGCATAAAATCTTTGAGATGTTCTTATCTGAGAGTTTCTTGCTTTCATCTGACACCCAAATAAAGTGTGACATAAAATCTGAACTGCCTGCCGTGCCCAGTAGTGAGAGCTAAAATTACATCTGACCATCGATTCAGAATGACCCAAGTCCTGTTAATTTTTCAGCCATGCTCTGTCCCTCCTTCTCCATTTACACCTCTTGTTTATTTGGGGTAGTGGATCTTTGGGACTCTGAGCTTTTAAAGGAATCCACCTGTGACTGAGCAGTGCATAAAACTCCAGGGTTTGTGTATCTTCCAGGTTTTACACCACCAGGCTATAAACAAATCACCAAATTTAGTTCCCCATCATCCAGCCCAATATCCCTCTCCTGGAAATCCTGTTACTGCATGGCAGCTCATCCTGGACCCCCTCATTCCCAGGAAGGAATGGGTTAAAATATTCTGCTCTTGAGGGCTTCCAGCACAAGTGACTCtgccaaaatttggggaaaagctctttaaattataattaatcCTGGAGGAAATGGCCTGAGCATACAGAGCTCCCATTCCAGCAGAACGCTGTgcttcagcctctcctctggAATTCTGCCTTGCTCTTTTTAACAAAGAGTTTGGGTTTTACTGTGGGTTTATTCTTATTTaacattttgccttttccttttgctggagGGTTTTTCTTTATCATTCGGTCAGTTCTACAAAACTCTCCCGCCACTCTCTCTTCAAGGTGTGGCTGGTTGATTAAGGTGTTTTGTGAAGAATTTAAGTAAGTTTAGCTGCTCCAGAACAAATTAAACGTAATATAAAAATTGCATCAATTCCCATACAAGCAGTCAAAGTGATAAGAATTGTTTaatggagctggcagtgctATTGATCTCTTCTTTCTTCCAGCAGGGACTTATGGTTTAATCGGATCTCCAGGTGCTCCCACCATCACTtactttaccaaaaaaaaaaaaaggaggaagagagaggaTTAAcatcaagaagaaaacaaaaaggggtTTGAGGATAAATAGAAATCAATTTTTGTTTGTTAACAAACCTGTTCAGTGTTGCAAGGTAACAAATCCTGGACACACTCGAGGATAATGTTTACAACACATACAGTGGCAgccttttaaaagcaattaaaatcaTTTTCTGTGAAGTGTGAAGTCTTTTGACATAATTATCCTGTGCAGATAATtacaatgtgaattttttttcattagctagacagaacttttttttcctctctctcctttgaTGGTTTAAGAAATTTCCAGGTGTTTTAGGAGCTGTCTCAGGTTTGTTGGCAGAATGGGGAGCAAACCATGGAAAACCACTGGGTTACTGAGAGTGGAGGGAAAAGTCAAGGGAGAAACAAAGTCCCAGCATCAAATGTATTCTGAGCGCCATCACCTTTAGAGATTTGTACTGCCAGTGCTCTCAGCAGGCTCCAGATCACaactttggttttttgggtaCCACTACTGCCCTGACAGCTCATTGCAGTGCTTCCCTCATGCAGACTGGACATCTACCTTTACACTTTAGAAAAACAACTAAATAATAAAGTTATTATCAGCACATTCAAATCTAAATGCATCTATCAGAAGTTTTAAGGAAATCCATAGCTCATACTTCACCCATTCAGTGGAGGTTAAGGTGTTCTGTTGTAAATCCAGCAGCCCCTCGTGGATCACATCACattctgcagctctcccaggccaGGACTCCACTGGTCTCTTGTAAGAATTGCTCTGTATAACTCTGCTCAGCAGGTAGATTATCTAGATAATAAgtggcagcagagaaaaaaatattttccacgTTAATTCCCTTGAATAAGACATCAATAGTTGGATTTTACAAGTACAAAGCCACAGTCAAATGGGTAAAATAAATCAACATAAAATAACCCAGGTCTTTCTGTGATGCAAAACTCCTTAACTACAATTTGTTTTATGGCCACAATTCTAAACCTTAGGAGAATATAATTCTACTCTGAAGGGGTTACTGTAAACCAGAACTTTTTAATTCACATACAAAGCAGTCCAGGACAAAGTTTCTGTTCAGCTCAGTTCAAGCCCAAGCAGCACTCGATTGATTCAGCTGAAAATCTCAGACAATGCTCAAAGATGAACCACTGGGTCTTTTCTCAGCATGAGGACAATCCTCATTCATCCTCAAAATGGGGCATTTTGTGAAAAACCTTATAGAGAGAACAAAAACTGCTTGGAAAGCTCCAGTGAGGACTCAGCTGAGCACATCACCAGCTCTGTTTGCCTGTTTTAACTCTCCAGAGCAGTTCCAGccttgctgtggctgcagagctgccccctctgtcccagctcacctggggctggctctgcagctcctctgaccTGCGCCAGAGCCCCGAGGCCAGGCTGCACCCCGAGGCCAGCCTGCACCCCGAGGCCAGCCTGCCTTTGTTCCCTGTACCAGCAGAACAAAcccaccctcctgccctgcctttgTTCCACATCCCAGCAGAACAAAcccaccctcctgccctgcctttgTTCCACATCCCAGCAGAACAAAgccaccctcctgccctgcctctgtTCCACATCCCAGCAGAACAAAcccaccctcctgccctgcctttgTTCCACATCCCAGCAGAACAAAcccaccctcctgccctgcctctgtTCCACATCCCAGCAGAACAAAcccaccctcctgccctgcctctgtTCCACATCCCAGCAGAACAAAcccaccctcctgccctgcctttgTTCCACATCCCAGCAGAACAAAcccaccctcctgccctgcctggagcactCAAAGTgacccccatggcagggaggaatgatgaggaggactccattggtatcagaaggctaattaattactttactatactatattttattacactacatctaaactgaGTCTGAACAAGCACTCAGCTCCTCTGAACAGAATCTTGTGGTTCCTGTGATCTCCTGACCAACAGTCTGGACAAATGCTTGGCCCTGATaggtcaaggaaaaaaaacccatcacttggggtaaacaatctccatattgcattctactttggcacaaacacaggtgCAGCAATATGtaccaaatatatatatatatataatattataatatacataatatcataatatactattataataatatatctATATTACCAAAtatgagataagaattgttttttctgccTAGGAAAgaaatataatgtatataaatatatattattatatattacattatatattattatatataatatattatatattttatattttatattatatattatgtaatacaaaatatatagtttatatattatacattattctatatattatatattacttatctattattatatatataattatatatataaccAAATATGAGATTACTTGGTTTTTTActtccagaaaagaaatataatgtatataaatatatattattatatatatattattgtgatatatatcatatattattatacacattatatatattatatatgtgattttatatattactataatataatatatattatagtaatatataatatattactataatataatatatattatagtaatatataatatattttatattttatatttattaccaaatatgagataaaaattgttttttctttctctaaggTTCCTAGCTGCGATTCCCAGCAATTATCCCaaatatccttgggaagttgtgccttgtCTTTCTCTGTAAAGAGAAACGCAGCCCCACCTGCCTGCACAGTGCCTGGCACCTGCTTTGTGCCTCCATCCCAGCTGtttttcccagcagtgccttCCCAACCCCACCTTCCTCTTGTCCTCCAGGGACACAGCCTCCAGCTCGTAGCGCTGCCTGCCGTGGAACAGGATGCTGAAACGCCTCCTCTCCGAGTCCTCGCAGCCTCTGACTTGGGAGAAAGGGAACTGCTTCCTGATAGTGCCTTTCTCGATGTTAAAAATGGTCCTGCTGCTGAAATCCAGCTGCAAGAGAAAGTTCTGCATCACTCGAGGCCATCTTTGTTGAAAGGCAAAAGCAGAATCCCAATTTTGTTTAGATAAAAGAGCAGAATAAATATAATTGAAAAATTACATTCCACCATCAAGATATTGCCCAATTTTGTTTTagtcacaaaaaaacccagatattCCTCGTAAACTGTGTTTCCACCTCTTTTGATTAATATTCATCAATTTATCActctgaaatattatttctttttaaattctccaTATCTCAAAAGCCAGTGCAGAAACTTCCCCTTCAGCACAAACTAACAGCAGAACCACTCACCCAGTTCCTCACTCCAGCCTCTGAAATGCAGGGGGTGAGAAAAGCCGTTCTGAGTTAAAAGTTAAAAGTTAAAACTTGTACAGACCACACCAACAATGCCCACACTGTGACCTTTCCCTCTGTCCTGTTTATAGTAGGAAACCTCCAAAGCAGAACCTTCCTCAAGATTATCTCTGAATTTTGAAGGCTGCTGGTAATTAGAGAACTGAAATTAAGCTAATCCAGATTCCCGGACTGATAACTTCCACATCTACTACACATCTCCATTTTTCCACTTTATgtctaaagaaatattttcattccaaaaaaaaaaagcgtggataatgctggaaaaaattacattttgtacAGTTAAGATGTAGTAAATAAAAACCACCCTGTAGCATGCATGATTTGGACTTGTTCATTATCAAATGCTGTCCAAACTACAAGAAGTTTTAgtgaaatccaggaaaaaaccaTGAAACCTCAGTCCCTGACTTCATGAAAGCAGGA
The genomic region above belongs to Camarhynchus parvulus chromosome 20, STF_HiC, whole genome shotgun sequence and contains:
- the LOC115912146 gene encoding formin-like protein 19; the encoded protein is MVKNKEVSIEGALHLAQKEVYAEKDPQDLLTGSQFNFIIYKYKHYRWQKRILQLDFSSRTIFNIEKGTIRKQFPFSQVRGCEDSERRRFSILFHGRQRYELEAVSLEDKRKIIYLLSRVIQSNSYKRPVESWPGRAAECDVIHEGLLDLQQNTLTSTEWVKLRVPLSVQSSSPEAAGRLRREWLSLLGRHCQPGSAAPLPLQGSAGRSSPEADYEECVAPLSEQREETARCGGGSARSSLRNPAEPAEGQAAPAAALPPALGRAQVPPAPPALPQPCSVPPAAKRTKAFHWDLVPWDKIQKSVWGSCDPCKRKIDVCRLCEQFQIQDTAVPSGTEPPVNQHILLDRKVAHNFNIFLKSFRVKPSELKDKLFIIHEESGGLTDEQITALRRYLPTPKDAERYLSFKGPCSELHVVDQFMLEMCKIPQLGQRLDLLLSIRELPESIRDLEPLIAQNIQASKQLQSSPKFVAVLEYILAMGNHLNEKAGKEVAKGFRLSSLAKLSLLRGRDRTFTLLHALVEQILSHQPELATFPQELTEFEAVPDASMKGLSAEVDVLRKELENLIQCRRLLKPKASKATPHESQFCKELKDLIQKYEGDLSQLSKRCEEMKKLYSNVLVRFGEPADLDSQELFGWICSFICEFRKACAELTP